A part of Streptomyces sp. NBC_01497 genomic DNA contains:
- a CDS encoding ArsR/SmtB family transcription factor: MPLHLHLRTEDLARCRFAVSPLCQTHEALRLLRRTGRHRYHRAWLARVRAVADGLDLSDLWLFMPRGRGYTPDFLGPPPVGPAGVFEDEIARMRATDPAMARVEMARSLQCTPGALESPRGQRLLADPAAAVGLLADVTERAWRALLAPDWPRLRGLLEADIGYRSRRLAAGGLEALFADLDTRVVWSADSGTLRVGDVFPGFPVTQRLDGRGVLLMPSVFVWPDVVSGFAPPWQPTILYPARGIGQLWGRGEWSGAAGTAAGERAAEAVRALGRLLGANRARLLAGLDAPASTTELAHRHGLAASSVSEHLAVLRGAGLLTSRRHGHQVLYERTDLGRRLARPAG; encoded by the coding sequence ATGCCGCTCCACCTGCACCTGCGCACCGAGGACCTGGCCCGCTGCCGTTTCGCGGTGTCGCCGCTGTGCCAGACCCATGAGGCCCTGCGGCTGCTGCGCCGCACCGGGCGGCACCGCTACCACCGCGCGTGGCTCGCCCGGGTACGGGCGGTGGCGGACGGACTCGACCTGTCCGACCTGTGGCTGTTCATGCCCCGGGGCCGTGGGTACACGCCCGATTTCCTCGGGCCGCCGCCCGTCGGCCCCGCCGGAGTGTTCGAGGACGAGATCGCACGGATGCGGGCCACCGACCCGGCCATGGCCCGGGTGGAGATGGCGCGTTCGCTCCAGTGCACGCCCGGGGCGCTCGAATCGCCGCGCGGACAGCGGCTGCTGGCGGATCCGGCCGCCGCCGTGGGCCTGCTCGCCGATGTCACCGAGCGCGCCTGGCGGGCTCTGCTCGCGCCCGACTGGCCCCGGTTGCGGGGCCTGTTGGAGGCCGACATCGGCTACCGGTCCCGGCGGCTCGCAGCCGGGGGACTCGAAGCGCTCTTCGCCGACCTCGACACACGGGTGGTGTGGTCGGCGGACAGTGGGACTTTGCGGGTGGGAGACGTGTTTCCCGGTTTCCCCGTGACACAGCGGCTGGACGGGCGAGGTGTGCTGCTGATGCCCAGTGTGTTCGTGTGGCCGGACGTCGTCAGTGGTTTCGCGCCGCCGTGGCAGCCGACGATCCTGTATCCGGCGCGGGGCATCGGACAGCTGTGGGGCCGGGGCGAGTGGTCCGGCGCCGCGGGGACGGCCGCGGGGGAGAGGGCCGCCGAGGCCGTCCGGGCCCTCGGGCGGCTCCTGGGCGCGAACAGGGCCCGGCTGCTGGCCGGTCTCGACGCGCCCGCGTCCACCACGGAACTGGCGCACCGGCACGGCCTCGCGGCCTCGTCCGTGTCGGAGCACCTGGCGGTGCTGCGCGGCGCGGGGCTGCTCACGTCACGGCGCCACGGCCATCAGGTGCTCTACGAACGGACGGACCTCGGGCGCCGACTGGCCCGCCCCGCCGGGTGA